A single genomic interval of Megalobrama amblycephala isolate DHTTF-2021 linkage group LG15, ASM1881202v1, whole genome shotgun sequence harbors:
- the si:ch211-256a21.4 gene encoding uncharacterized protein si:ch211-256a21.4 produces the protein MQGPELIDSRSRFRFIESCLGLMGCLCISYAIWTPHWLDERGLWFSGNETGPKDSWNTEDIAKALEAERVFALVAFLMSVSSGVLCLMFALCWTSQTVRSYSNTRSLLMAGQALDPTTLLLFTLVPTGFFFFLSWALFTHQHISEIRDDITRLGLSYWLGVVGWALLLALLPIVFLAEKCVVPDILPELIQSTDMWCKAPEVAHARSFSEGCHCSQHKSHPDFRRYMSMP, from the exons ATGCAAGGACCAGAACTGATTGACTCGAGGAGTCGTTTTCGATTTATTGAATCATGCCTTGGCTTGATGGGCTGTTTGTGTATCAGCTATGCGATCTGGACACCTCATTGGCTGGATGAAAGGGGTCTGTGGTTCTCAGGGAATGAGACCGGACCGAAGGACAGCTGGAACACCGAAGACATTGCTAAAG CTCTGGAGGCTGAGAGAGTGTTTGCATTGGTCGCTTTCCTGATGTCTGTGAGCTCTGGAGTGCTGTGCCTCATGTTCGCCCTCTGCTGGACGTCTCAAACGGTGCGCTCCTATTCGAACACTCGCTCACTGCTGATGGCAGGCCAGGCGCTTGACCCGACCACCCTGCTGCTGTTCACACTAGTACCTACAG gatttttcttttttctcagcTGGGCACTTTTCACGCATCAACATATTAGTGAGATCAGGGATGACATCACTCGACTTGGACTTTCCTATTGGCTGGGAGTGGTGGGCTGGGCTTTGCTATTGGCTTTGCTGCCTATAGTCTTCCTGGCGGAAAAGTGTGTGGTTCCCGATATCCTGCCGGAGCTAATACAGTCCACTGATATGTGGTGTAAGGCCCCGGAGGTTGCACACGCACGATCGTTTAGTGAGGGTTGCCATTGTTCACAGCACAAGTCTCATCCTGACTTCAGGAGGTACATGTCAATGCCTTGA